The Salana multivorans genome window below encodes:
- the panB gene encoding 3-methyl-2-oxobutanoate hydroxymethyltransferase, translated as MPAPQESTPVPTQPKRYRVPHLRASKEAGRPITMLTAYDAVTARIFDAAGVDSLLVGDSIGNNMLGYPSTLPVTVDQMVVATRAVAGAAARALVVADLPFGSYEASAAQAHATAVRLMKEGGAGAVKLEGGQHMVEQVRLLSTTGIPVVGHLGLTPQSENVFGGMKVQGRGEAAAQKLLADALALEAAGAVAIVLEMVPGPLATRVTKELAIPTIGIGAGVECDGQVLVWTDMAGMADWAPKFSRAFGQVGAALSAAAGDYVGAVRERIFPGPEHTFDE; from the coding sequence ATGCCCGCACCGCAGGAGTCAACGCCCGTCCCGACGCAGCCGAAGCGGTACCGCGTGCCGCACCTGCGCGCGTCCAAGGAGGCGGGCCGCCCGATCACGATGCTCACGGCGTACGACGCCGTCACCGCGCGCATCTTCGACGCCGCCGGCGTCGACTCGCTGCTCGTCGGCGACTCCATCGGGAACAACATGCTCGGCTACCCGTCGACGCTGCCCGTGACGGTGGACCAGATGGTGGTCGCGACCCGGGCCGTCGCCGGCGCCGCGGCGCGCGCGCTCGTCGTCGCCGACCTGCCGTTCGGCTCCTACGAGGCGAGCGCCGCGCAGGCGCACGCCACGGCCGTCCGGCTGATGAAGGAGGGCGGCGCGGGCGCGGTCAAGCTCGAGGGCGGGCAGCACATGGTCGAGCAGGTACGCCTGCTGTCCACGACGGGCATCCCCGTCGTCGGCCATCTCGGCCTGACCCCGCAGTCGGAGAACGTGTTCGGCGGCATGAAGGTGCAGGGCCGGGGCGAGGCCGCGGCCCAGAAGCTCCTCGCCGACGCGCTCGCGCTGGAGGCCGCCGGGGCCGTCGCGATCGTCCTGGAGATGGTCCCCGGACCGCTCGCGACGCGCGTCACGAAGGAGCTCGCGATCCCCACGATCGGCATCGGCGCCGGTGTCGAGTGCGACGGGCAGGTGCTCGTCTGGACCGACATGGCCGGCATGGCCGACTGGGCTCCCAAGTTCTCCCGCGCGTTCGGCCAGGTCGGGGCAGCGCTGTCGGCCGCGGCCGGCGACTACGTCGGTGCGGTGCGGGAGCGGATCTTCCCCGGGCCGGAGCACACGTTCGACGAGTAG
- a CDS encoding SPOR domain-containing protein, with protein MTDDVTPGPIEEPDARLKDEGYYYNLSTGEVEKGQRSVWTKRIGPYATREAAEHALATAQRRTEAWDEEDRRWREGD; from the coding sequence ATGACCGACGACGTCACGCCCGGCCCGATCGAGGAGCCCGACGCCCGCCTCAAGGACGAGGGCTACTACTACAACCTGTCCACCGGCGAGGTCGAGAAGGGCCAGCGGTCCGTCTGGACGAAGCGGATCGGTCCGTACGCGACGCGTGAGGCGGCCGAGCACGCGCTGGCGACCGCGCAGCGGCGGACGGAGGCCTGGGACGAGGAGGACCGCCGCTGGCGCGAGGGCGACTGA
- a CDS encoding glutamine synthetase family protein → MDKQQEYVLRSIEEHDIRFIRLWFTDVLGFLKSVAIAPAELESAFAEGIGFDGSAIQGLSRVSEADMLARPDPSTFQILPWRGDHRGTARMFCDILTPDGQPAAADPRNVLKRALAKASDAGFSYYTHPEIEFYLFHEPATPQGPLVPIDDAGYFDHVARGTGHDFRRAAIGLLESMGISVEYSHHEGGPGQNEIDLRYADALSTADNIMTFRTIVKEVALTQGIMASFMPKPLSGEPGSGMHTHLSLFEGDTNAFYEAGREYELSTTARKFIAGLLRHSAEITAVTNQFVNSYKRLWGGGEAPSYVCWGHNNRSALIRVPMYKPGKGQSARVEYRALDSSANPYLAYALLLAAGLKGIQGDYELPEEAEDNVWNLSDAERRALGIAPLPNNLQDALEIMGSSELVAETLGESVFEFFLRNKRREWEEYQAQVTPYEISKFLRAL, encoded by the coding sequence ATGGACAAGCAGCAGGAGTACGTGCTTCGTTCGATCGAGGAGCACGACATCCGCTTCATCCGACTGTGGTTCACGGACGTCCTCGGCTTCCTCAAGTCGGTCGCGATCGCGCCGGCCGAGCTGGAGAGCGCCTTCGCCGAGGGCATCGGCTTCGACGGCTCCGCGATCCAGGGTCTCTCGCGCGTCTCCGAGGCGGACATGCTCGCGCGGCCCGACCCGTCGACGTTCCAGATCCTCCCGTGGCGCGGCGACCACCGCGGCACCGCCCGGATGTTCTGCGACATCCTCACGCCCGACGGTCAGCCGGCCGCGGCGGACCCCCGCAACGTGCTCAAGCGCGCACTGGCCAAGGCGAGCGACGCCGGGTTCTCCTACTACACCCACCCCGAGATCGAGTTCTACCTCTTTCACGAGCCCGCGACGCCGCAGGGCCCGCTCGTCCCGATCGACGACGCCGGCTACTTCGACCACGTGGCGCGCGGCACGGGCCACGACTTCCGCCGCGCCGCGATCGGGCTCCTGGAGTCGATGGGGATCTCCGTCGAGTACTCCCACCACGAGGGCGGCCCCGGCCAGAACGAGATCGACCTGCGCTACGCCGACGCCCTGTCCACGGCCGACAACATCATGACGTTCCGCACGATCGTCAAGGAGGTCGCGCTCACCCAGGGGATCATGGCCTCGTTCATGCCCAAGCCGCTCTCCGGCGAGCCGGGGTCGGGGATGCACACGCACCTGTCCCTGTTCGAGGGCGACACGAACGCGTTCTACGAGGCGGGACGCGAGTACGAGCTCTCGACGACCGCCCGCAAGTTCATCGCCGGCCTCCTGCGCCACTCCGCCGAGATCACGGCCGTGACGAACCAGTTCGTCAACTCCTACAAGCGCCTGTGGGGCGGCGGCGAGGCCCCGAGCTACGTGTGCTGGGGGCACAACAACCGCTCGGCCCTCATCCGCGTCCCGATGTACAAGCCGGGCAAGGGGCAGTCGGCGCGCGTCGAGTACCGCGCGCTCGACTCCTCCGCCAACCCCTACCTCGCCTACGCGCTCCTGCTCGCGGCGGGTCTCAAGGGCATCCAGGGCGACTACGAGCTTCCGGAGGAGGCGGAGGACAACGTCTGGAACCTCTCCGACGCCGAGCGTCGCGCCCTCGGGATCGCGCCCCTGCCCAACAACCTGCAGGACGCGCTGGAGATCATGGGCTCCTCCGAGCTCGTCGCCGAGACCCTCGGGGAGAGCGTCTTCGAGTTCTTCCTGCGCAACAAGCGCCGGGAGTGGGAGGAGTACCAGGCGCAGGTCACGCCGTACGAGATCTCCAAGTTCCTTCGTGCGCTCTGA